CATGTGTTAAAACGTCATTCTCCTGCCATGGCATATTCTGGCAATCTTTTGTTAATTCTAAAGGGACTCATGTTACGGCTTTAATACAACGCCTCCATTCGGGATCGAACTCGATGTAAGACCTGGCTTTAACATGAAACGTGGAAAGGGGGTTGTACGTATTCAAGAAAGGAGGCACTTTGCCAAAAGCTGGTCAAGATAAGCTAACTGCTGCCTTCCGCTCTCTTCGACTCCAAAGTACAAAAAGTCAGTGCCGTCGGAGAAACCGGTTTGGCAAAGCCTCGCTTGTGACACGACGACATAGAGCAGGAAGTTGCAAAACAAACAACCAGTGTTTCTGGTTATACGGCGTTGGGAAGGTTATAGCTAACTGCGAACTAGAGTTGGCCAAAAGTCAAAGAGAAGACTAAGCTTTGGTGCTTTCAGTGGACCATCTCAAGACTGGCCTCTTCCACCCACCCTTGTTTTTCTTGTGGCTGCATGTCAGTGCTAGCAAGCCATTGGCTACACAATTGTGCAAATTGCATCGGATCATCAAAGACGACTTtcccatttttcctttttttttttgtacaatctCACTGTTTTTTGGACAAAGAtaccattattattatgatgcgtgtaatatatatatttatatcgaTACATAGTCTCAATTTGTGCGTAAAAGCAcagaaaaatatacaaaaaaaatgtatatagacATTTCTTCCTGCTATAACATACAAACAGCACGTACAGTACAACTACTTGTGTTTGTTAATTCCTTggttttccaaaaaaaaaaaaagaaatcgacaTCCGTAGAGAGATTTTCCGAAGACTCTACATTCTCCGGTTGTGAGGAAGCGGACGCCTCACAAGTGCGGCACATTTTCCGTGTTCCCCCATCCCCCAAAATCTTTGTACGAAAAAGTCTCCTTGGCTTGATAAAAGCTGTTCTCCGCTTTCTTAAAAACTTCTCGCTTTTGAGGCGTCGTCCGCGACCTCGACTTCCCGCGCTTCGAGCTTCCGGAGCTAAATCATTCATTTAAGCGGCTGCTAGCGCCCTCCAGCGCAGCCGTGTGGTTACCACGGTAACGGGATGATCTCGACCCAAAAGATGGCAAGCCTGCGCGGACCTCACGTGGATTCCAGCGTGTCCAGCTGGAAAACGTTGTGGTTGGTGGGCGTGGTGAAGAAGAGTTGCTCGTTGGTGGGTGACGCGGCGTGGTTGTCGCACGGGCTGTTGAGGCCCAGCGTCCGCTCGAAGTCCAGCAGCTGGCCCATAAAGTTGAAGTTGGGGGAAATGTTGGACTTCTTCCGCTTGACAAAGTCGTAGGCGTCGTTGAGCGACAGGTTGAGCTTCTGCATCAGGTAGGCCACCGTTACCGTCACCGAGCGGCTGATGCCGGCCAGGCAGTGCACCAAGATGCCGCACTTTTTGGAGCGGGCCTCGTCTGAAGGGACAAGAAAATAAGATGAAGGACGGAAGAAAACAGTTTTTAAAAACGTTGACGCTGCTTTTTATAATTGACACAAAAAAAGTAAGAGCATTTGAGGTGGTTAGTGAATAGCTGGCAAGGTTCCACAGGGGAAAAATATAGTGTAACCTTCGCATTCATATGTCCTGGGTTACGatgactaaaataaataaataaataaataaataaataaataaataaataagaataaatatatatctataaaATCCGATGcagtagggggaaaaaaaacaaagaattcTTTAAAATCAGCAAATATGTTTAGAGACACATAAAGCTCCTCTGATTAAAATTTCAGTTGActtgtagtattttttttttcttttacaaaaaaTGCCCTAGTTTTTgtacacccttttttttttcttgcaggaaAAAAAGGTGTGATTATCCTAACCTTTGACAGGATGTGTTCTGCCGACATTGTTCCAACCTGCCCGAATGTTGCGGTGCAGACCGGAAATGTTGGTTCAGTATTGCGTTAATAAAAGCTTGAATTGCGGAATAAACCCTCCTGGCAGGTGAACCCGGCGGGAAAAACACAATAGAACGCAAGAAAGAATTCGTAGCAAAGTACGACCGACGTATTGTATTCCAAATGCCATCCACAGTCTTCAATACCGGTAAATGTGATGCTAAATGTTCATTTAGATTTAATTGCTTAGGAGACgagttaaaaaataataataatacacacacaccactATCTTCAAGGATATGATGCTTCAAGTAAAAACATGAACTATAGGTTGTTGTTCCGTTATTAATAAGCTGCACGTGTCTGTCCCGCTGAGGCACTGCGTCGCTCAGGCCATTAGTCGAACATCTCTTATTGCTGCCTCCAGACACCGAATTCAATTTGTGTTAGATGTCTGCTCACTTTAGGAGggttaagaaaaaaagagagaactgGAATTGGTCATGTGGCAGGCTAAAATCATCAACAGCAGACTCCTAAGTCCAATAAGACGATGTCATCATTTGACTTCTACATCACTTCTTGGCCTCCTTTTGCAGCTGAGAGCTTTTGACAAGAATGCGAGGTGAGTGCCAACATTGGTTATTAACGCCGGGCTTTGGCAGAAGTCGCACTTGCTCACGCAGCAGCATTTCCCTTCTCACAATGCATAAATACATTGACAAACAAAATGGAACCCAAtcgaagacaaacaaaaacataataaaagGGATTTGGTCATTCTCACTGACTCATAAAAGAGGGAATTGTCTCATCCTTTtggaattaaaatgaaaaactgTGGGCGAGTTATAAAATAATCTCAATGAAtcgattaactcattcactgccaatgaCGGCTATGGACGTCTATAGTGTTGAAAACGGCTTGCTCTTTTTTGTGATGCAATGCAAATAGTTGACCAAACCTGTCATTTTGGGGGTCTCCTGAAAAGTGATCATTCCACCTGATATCAGCGATATGTGAAAAAAGGGGAAATCATCTCTTTCTGGCCTCATAATATGACTAATTTAATTGCGATCATTTTGACAATCTGAAAAATACCAGATGAAACtggtaacatttcattttttttggcaACATCCTATCATCGATAAATCATGCTAGCAATAGCTGCCTTAGCTTGGTGCCAGGCACACGCCTTAGGGAGTCCGcaaatcttaaaaaaaacaaaaaacaataaaacacagaAACTCAAAACACTGATATGATTACAGCAATGGGAGTGTGTATGAGTACTGCGCACTGCTGGGTCAGGTCTGTGAACGTTTGACACCAAGCAATCATCACTGTCTGGAGCATTTCATACTGGCACTGACATGGTGTAATTATTCGATTGTGGGTGTGAAGGTGCAGACAATTACTGTGACATGCTGCTTTTCTGGgctcagtgtaaaaaaaaatggaatgccATTTGTCTTTGAAGTTATTTTCATCTTCCATTGACGAAGATTGATTATAAGTGAAGAAGTAGGTGGTTGTATAATAAGAGCCAGACTCACCAATGAACGAAATGGCCTCCGGGAAAAACTGTGAGAGATTCTGGCTCCAGTGATCAGAAATGGGGATCTGTTTGTACTTGAAGTCCCCTTCGTGTTCAAACATGTTGGGCAGGTTGGGCGTCACGTTGAGGATGTACTTGATGTTGTACTTGCTGAGCACGTCCAGGTTGGCTGAGTCTTTGGCGCAGCCCAGGTACAAATACGGCAGGATCTGGACGGGGAACGCCGGCTGGTTGCTGGGCAGCGGGCTGCCCTCGGACTCGGTGGCGCTGACCGGCTCGCGGTCCGATTCGCCGTCCGAGCAGTCGGAGCTGATGCGGAGGCCTCCCAGCCCGAGGACTGACGACGGCGGGGAGCTGCTGGGACACGAACAGTCCAAGTTGGTCTCGCAGTGTTCTGGGAACTCGGACTGGAACTTATTGAAACCTCCTAGGGGGGACAAAATGAGTGTAAAGATGAAGTTCTGGTGCTGTTAAGAAGAATTTCTACCACATGAAAAAGCATCAGTCATGTCAAGGATAGATTTCAAAACAAAGTATTTATTGAGCCACCAAAACTCAACTCTGAACACAACTTCATAGAGAAAAACTAATAAGATATTAAAACGGTAATTATTTAACGGAATAGCACTTTTGGAACTCAATGCTAATTTCTTATTAGCCACTCAATACAATTCCCCATTCATTGCGAGCATTAGCACTGTAATCTAACttggttaccgtattttccggactataaggcgcacctaaaaacctaaatttttctcccaagcagacagtgcgccttatagtccggtgcgccttatatatggaccaaattcctaaatttaaactggcccgaagcattgtgtgatgaaatcaatcataagtggcccactgaagactatgaaaaagactatggatcattattttgtgattataaagtaatttgttgcatctgaagttgaaataaaaaagataaaatggagaatgatttgatttggattaaaaatctgacatgatgtattaatggtgcgccttatagtccggtgcgccttatagtccggaaaatacggtacttttgacAAGTAAGCAATAAAGTAACTAAGTTACTTTCGCAACGCACTGACGAACAGGTTTCTAACTGTTTTGTTACCCTCAAGCCTGTGCATGTAAGAAGTGGATTAGTCCATTGCATgagaaggggggcggggggcactTGATTTATTCTCAAGAGCATGATTTAGTATCCATACTTTACGGAGACAGCTTCAAAGTCAGAATTTGATGTTTTGCCTtttctttagatttttttttttttaaatgataccAGGAAATAAGCCTATTAGCGGTTATGGAGCTACCAAAGCAGTGAGACAAGAAAACAGCTGGACACATGTATTCCATTGAGAGAAGCAGTGTGGAAGCTCGCTCGGTTCAGCGGACTTTTTGTGAATGACACATGCAGCTTGTGGCTCCAGTGGCGGATAcacaacacacgcgcacacaagcaTTCATACATCTGCTCGTCGGCTCGTGTGATGTTATTAATTACACAATGCGTTTATCTTCCAAAAGGCTgcctttctttgttaataattcACCAGAGCATTGAGCAAACTTGTTTATACTATTCATTCATGAAAGAGGAAAGCAATAAGTCGGTCTTTACTAAAGAAGCACAACAAGGCTGTGCTGCATTTAATTGAAAACATTAAGGCCCACATTGACGTTTTGTTAGCCCGTTAGAATACCCAATATGCAAGACATCTTATAGGCAGAAAGCCATTCCCTATGAACAAATGTCAATATGTAATGCAGGAAGTATATATGCTGATGTTTATTAGGGTAGCAGGTGAGCTGGAGCTAAAGGGCGAGAGGCGTGGCACACCAATTTCCGGGCATATACTCAAACAAAACTTGCAACACAAATTCACACCTATGGAGAATTGAAAAATCCCCAATTAACATAAGaagaatgtttttggaatgtgggaagcTGATGCATGCAAACTCAACATAGGCTTAGATTCGAACCCCCCAACATCAGAACTGAGGCGGATGTCCTTACCACTTGCGTACTGTGCCACccatgttgaaacgtgttggtCAAAATAAATGGCATATTAACAAGAGAAGCACATGTAttctatattttaaaaaaatggaataaaaatgtGAAGTTTCAAACATCCCTTTGTTATCATtagaaataaaatggatgaagaTCTGTTATGTTATTTAGTgttaaataaatgggaaaacagAAATGGTcatacttaaaaaataaaacaaatctacaaaatatattttaattgtattgacGAGAAATAAGCAGTGGTTCCACTCCCAGACTCACCTTCCAGGTAGAAAGCCTTGCATCCGTCATCCCGCAGCTTCTGCAGGAGCAGCCCGAGCACAGAGCTTCCCAGCCCGGACTCCAGTCTCTCAGGGCCGGCCTCGTCGTAAAGCAGCACCACGTCGCTTTTACAGCGCTTGACGAACTTCTCCTTATCCTCATTGTTGGGGATGATGGAGCGGATGGGCAGGTTGCCCTTCTTCAGCCTGCGCAGCATGAGGCCAGGGATGGCCACGTTGATGGCCGCCTCGACGTGCGACGACTCGTAGAGTTCGTGCGGCCGGCAGTCGAGCAGCAGAAGCGCGGCGGCCCCGGACTCCAGCTCTTCCTGCAGCCACTCGGCGCTCTTACTCATCGTCACGGTCACCATCGCGCAGCCTCCCAGCGGGTGAGGGCTTCTCATCGGGGAATCGGTGTGTGGGAATCCACCGATGGGACTTTACgctggtggtgggggggagagaATGAGGAGAAATCGCGGAGCTGAAGTTCACTTTTATCCCCTGGCCGCCACCTCCACTTCCACTCAGCCGACACGCTCGGATCCAACATTCCCCTCCGCTCCGGGCAGACTGCTCAAACACGCTGAGGCTTCTTCCTCCCCCCCTTTCAGCTCAGCGACGTCCATTCGAGCTCCAGAATGGGATAAAGGAACCGAAAAACACAGAAATACGGAAACCAAGGGCCGTTTTAGGGGTTGCCGTCCTGGTCCATGGATGGAGTTCAACTACATCTCACGAATGACCCGACGTACGGCTCTGGTTCCCCGCCTGAGCTCTGAGCACTTAAGGAGGCTGGCGGAGCTCCGTGAGAGAGGGCGGGGCGTGCGCATTTAAAGGGACCGAGGCTCAGCTTCTTCCTCGGCCATTCACAACAAGCATGGCCAACCTGCTGGCTGCCCTACAGGCAGCTGAGGGAgggacacgcacacaaaaatggAAGGAAGGATTCAATTCAAAATTCAATTTGTGTGTCTGAAATGTATCTTTAGCAACAGTATTTACTTTGTAAACATTAATGGGAAATGACAATGTTCCATCACCAATGTTCATCATCAATGTTCCATTTAGAACAGGCCCATGGGCTACACATGAAGTTATTAAAGGGAACCTGTGGTGACCACTAACCTAAGCAATTCAATGTatttaatgaagaaaaaaaaatcgaaatctTCATATCGGTGATGATGCCGTAATTAGTATTTGCGTGACATCACTTTATTTAAGCTTGCAACATTCAACTTAAATGATCTTTATTGATATCTGTAGCCTTTATTGTCTTAATTTCTCAGAATTATTctattaaacaaaaaaatgatataACAGCAGTGAATGACATCTTTTCTTACCCTTCCGTTCATCTTTCCAATTCCCGCTGCACCATCGGCCAGAGCTTGAAACTGGAACAAAGAACGTGTTCTTAAAGTGTGCTCAGGTTAGAAGACCTATTAATAGTTATTTTGGTTCCAGAAGATATTATGGGATCAAAGGTGAGATCATAGAGGGAAAAAACGATGCAGCAATGATGCGTGGTGAGCCCCAAAGGCCCCAAATGTCCAATTGGTTTGTTgcttcgacttttttttttttttttttaattcaaaggaCATTGTGCCACTCCTTCTGGTGTGTGCACTTGGGCCACTTGGGACCAATAGACATATTTTAGAGGGTATGTCACGGTTGACTAAATTTACAAGCCGGAGATGatctatcattattattaaacacTTTGCAAGTCACTTATAGGGTCAGACAGTGCAAGCTCGCCTCATGCATCACTGGAGGCGGCGGCATCTGCTCTGCATGTTTGTGGCTCGGGACTGCGGTCAAAACTATGGACGTGGTTACTGCCGGTCTACGGGCGGCAGTTAGCGCAACCGCGTCGCTGCACAACAACTGCTGCGGCCGCACCGCCGCCGCTCGGCAACTTTAACTTTAGCTCGGCGCGCGTCATCAAAGGCGGGAGGTTGGAATACATCGTTTGTATGCACGATGGATGATGTGTCAACTCAGCAGCTGGTTAAAAACAAACGATGGCGGCTTGTCCGGTCATAACAGGGAACTGCCGGCCGCGTTAGAAGTTTTTATAGTCAAGTTAAAAACGAAATAAGGCAAGTGAGGCAGCTGGACTGGCAGAGTATGTTGACATTTGACGTACAGCGCAGTTTCTAATTGAATAACCCCAGCTATCGTGGATTGTTGTTTTCATAAAGCGGCTGCCATTTTCTATATTTATCTAAATTTCCATCTTTTCACTTTGTGGTTTTGTGGTACACCAGTCCACC
This genomic interval from Syngnathus typhle isolate RoL2023-S1 ecotype Sweden linkage group LG11, RoL_Styp_1.0, whole genome shotgun sequence contains the following:
- the dusp7 gene encoding dual specificity protein phosphatase 7 codes for the protein MRSPHPLGGCAMVTVTMSKSAEWLQEELESGAAALLLLDCRPHELYESSHVEAAINVAIPGLMLRRLKKGNLPIRSIIPNNEDKEKFVKRCKSDVVLLYDEAGPERLESGLGSSVLGLLLQKLRDDGCKAFYLEGGFNKFQSEFPEHCETNLDCSCPSSSPPSSVLGLGGLRISSDCSDGESDREPVSATESEGSPLPSNQPAFPVQILPYLYLGCAKDSANLDVLSKYNIKYILNVTPNLPNMFEHEGDFKYKQIPISDHWSQNLSQFFPEAISFIDEARSKKCGILVHCLAGISRSVTVTVAYLMQKLNLSLNDAYDFVKRKKSNISPNFNFMGQLLDFERTLGLNSPCDNHAASPTNEQLFFTTPTNHNVFQLDTLEST